The segment CCGCCGGCGTTGCCTGAAGACTTGCCGTGGTGGCAGAAGGTTGCCGCGCATGGGTCGCATCTCGTGCTGTATGCGCTGATGGTCGCGATGCCGTTGATCGGGTGGGCGATGCTTTCGGCGGGCGGGTATCCGGTGACGCTGGGCGATGGCGTGCAGTTGCCGGCTCTGGTTTCGGCTGATCCCGTGACGTTTGCGTGGCTCAGGGTCGCGCACCGGGTGCTGGCTTACCTGTTCTTCGCCACGTTCCTCGCGCACTTTGCGGCGGCGCTGTATCACGGGTTGATTCGGAGGGATGGCGTGGTGAGGGCGATGGTGGGCCGGTGAGCGACGGAAGGTTGCGTTCGCTGCGGCGGGGCGGTTCGTGGGCTACCGGCGTACCCGCGTTGCCGCCTCTATGCCACCGGCTGCAACCCCGTCGATTCCCGGCTCCACCTCCTGCCAAAAAAATGTTTCAAGAATTTTTCAAAAAGTACTTGACGGCGAAGTCGGGGAAAACCATAATTCGGCCTCTCTTGATTGAGACGCGAAACAAACGAGACGTTTGAAACGCGACGTTCTTTAAAAATTAACAGCCGATAAGTGTGGGCGCTTGATGGAAGCGAGCTGATCCTCGGATCAGAAAGCGAAAGTATCAAGAGTCTCACACTAAAGTAAGTCAGGTTTATGAAGTGATTCATATACCTGTCAGCTTTGAGTGAGCGACCGGTTCGAAAGAACCGAAAACAGTAACAGGTTTAAACTGAAGAGTTTGATCCTGGCTCAGATTGAACGCTGGCGGCATGCCTTACACATGCAAGTCGAACGGCAGCACGGGTGCTTGCACCTGGTGGCGAGTGGCGAACGGGTGAGTAATACATCGGAACATGTCCTGTAGTGGGGGATAGCCCGGCGAAAGCCGGATTAATACCGCATACGATCTACGGATGAAAGCGGGGGACCTTCGGGCCTCGCGCTATAGGGTTGGCCGATGGCTGATTAGCTAGTTGGTGGGGTAAAGGCCTACCAAGGCGACGATCAGTAGCTGGTCTGAGAGGACGACCAGCCACACTGGGACTGAGACACGGCCCAGACTCCTACGGGAGGCAGCAGTGGGGAATTTTGGACAATGGGCGAAAGCCTGATCCAGCAATGCCGCGTGTGTGAAGAAGGCCTTCGGGTTGTAAAGCACTTTTGTCCGGAAAGAAATCCTTGGTTCTAATACAGCCGGGGGATGACGGTACCGGAAGAATAAGCACCGGCTAACTACGTGCCAGCAGCCGCGGTAATACGTAGGGTGCGAGCGTTAATCGGAATTACTGGGCGTAAAGCGTGCGCAGGCGGTTTGCTAAGACCGATGTGAAATCCCCGGGCTCAACCTGGGAACTGCATTGGTGACTGGCAGGCTAGAGTATGGCAGAGGGGGGTAGAATTCCACGTGTAGCAGTGAAATGCGTAGAGATGTGGAGGAATACCGATGGCGAAGGCAGCCCCCTGGGCCAATACTGACGCTCATGCACGAAAGCGTGGGGAGCAAACAGGATTAGATACCCTGGTAGTCCACGCCCTAAACGATGTCAACTAGTTGTTGGGGATTCATTTCCTTAGTAACGTAGCTAACGCGTGAAGTTGACCGCCTGGGGAGTACGGTCGCAAGATTAAAACTCAAAGGAATTGACGGGGACCCGCACAAGCGGTGGATGATGTGGATTAATTCGATGCAACGCGAAAAACCTTACCTACCCTTGACATGGTCGGAATCCTGCTGAGAGGCGGGAGTGCTCGAAAGAGAACCGATACACAGGTGCTGCATGGCTGTCGTCAGCTCGTGTCGTGAGATGTTGGGTTAAGTCCCGCAACGAGCGCAACCCTTGTCCTTAGTTGCTACGCAAGAGCACTCTAAGGAGACTGCCGGTGACAAACCGGAGGAAGGTGGGGATGACGTCAAGTCCTCATGGCCCTTATGGGTAGGGCTTCACACGTCATACAATGGTCGGAACAGAGGGTTGCCAACCCGCGAGGGGGAGCTAATCCCAGAAAACCGATCGTAGTCCGGATTGCACTCTGCAACTCGAGTGCATGAAGCTGGAATCGCTAGTAATCGCGGATCAGCATGCCGCGGTGAATACGTTCCCGGGTCTTGTACACACCGCCCGTCACACCATGGGAGTGGGTTTTACCAGAAGTGGCTAGTCTAACCGCAAGGAGGACGGTCACCACGGTAGGATTCATGACTGGGGTGAAGTCGTAACAAGGTAGCCGTATCGGAAGGTGCGGCTGGATCACCTCCTTTCCAGAGCTTCTCGCAAAGTTGAGCGCTCACGCTTATCGGCTGTTGGTTAAGACAGACTGTCTGTCTGCGGTTAAACCGGCTATAGTGCCGGCCGCATTTTCCAATCTTCAATGACAAATATTCGAATGCAGTTTGTTCGAGTCTTTCTCATTGGCGATTGAGCCAGTCAGAGTGATACGTCTTACGTATCGGCTGTCGTTCTTTAACAATCTGGAAGAAGCAAGTAATTTGGATAGCGGAAGCGTCTTGAGATGGACGTGAAAGTTATCCGGGTTGTGATTGTATCGATGTATCTCAAGATGATTCGAACTCTATGTTCGACTCGATTGGAATACGGCACAACGCGAGAACTCAACCTGTAACGAGACAGACTCGTTATAGGGTCAAGCGAACAAGTGCATGTGGTGGATGCCTTGGCGATCACAGGCGATGAAGGACGCGGTAGCCTGCGAAAAGCTACGGGGAGCTGGCAAACGAGCTTTGATCCGTAGATGTCCGAATGGGGAAACCCGGCCCTTTTGGGTCATCCTGGACTGAATACATAGGTCCAGTGAAGCGAACGCGGTGAACTGAAACATCTAAGTAACCGCAGGAAAAGAAATCAACCGAGATTCCCAAAGTAGTGGCGAGCGAAATGGGATGAGCCTTGTACTCTTTATTTGTATTGTTAGCCGAACGCTCTGGAAAGTGCGGCCATAGCAGGTGATAGCCCTGTAGGCGAAAACAGTATGAAAGAACTAGGTGTACGACAAGTAGGGCGGGACACGTGAAATCCTGTCTGAAGATGGGGGGACCATCCTCCAAGGCTAAATACTCGTGATCGACCGATAGTGAACCAGTACCGTGAGGGAAAGGCGAAAAGAACCCCGGGAGGGGAGTGAAATAGATCCTGAAACCGCATGCATACAAACAGTCGGAGCCTCGCAAGGGGTGACGGCGTACCTTTTGTATAATGGGTCAGCGACTTACGTTCAGTAGCAAGCTTAACCGTATAGGGCAGGCGTAGCGAAAGCGAGTCCGAATAGGGCGTTCAGTTGCTGGGCGTAGACCCGAAACCAAGTGATCTATCCATGGCCAGGATGAAGGTGCGGTAACACGTACTGGAGGTCCGAACCCACTAACGTTGAAAAGTTAGGGGATGAGCTGTGGATAGGGGTGAAAGGCTAAACAAACTTGGAAATAGCTGGTTCTCTCCGAAAACTATTTAGGTAGTGCCTCGTGTCTCACCTTCGGGGGTAGAGCACTGTCATGGTTGGGGGGTCTATTGCAGATTACCCCGCCATAGCAAACTCCGAATACCGAAGAGTGCAATCACGGGAGACAGACATCGGGTGCTAACGTCCGGTGTCAAGAGGGAAACAACCCAGACCGCCAGCTAAGGTCCCCAAATATAGCTAAGTGGGAAACGAAGTGGGAAGGCTAAAACAGTCAGGAGGTTGGCTTAGAAGCAGCCACCCTTTAAAGAAAGCGTAATAGCTCACTGATCGAGTCGTCCTGCGCGGAAGATGTAACGGGGCTAAGCTATATACCGAAGCTGCGGATGCGAGCTTTGCTCGCATGGTAGGAGAGCGTTCCGTAAGCCTGCGAAGGTGCGTTGAAAAGCGTGCTGGAGGTATCGGAAGTGCGAATGCTGACATGAGTAGCGATAAAGGGGGTGAAAGGCCCCCTCGCCGTAAGCCCAAGGTTTCCTACGCAACGTTCATCGGCGTAGGGTGAGTCGGCCCCTAAGGCGAGGCAGAAATGCGTAGCTGATGGGAAGCAGGTCAATATTCCTGCACCATTGTTAGATGCGATGGGGGGACGGATCGCGGAAGGTTGTCCGGGTGTTGGAAGTCCCGGTCGCTGCATTGGAGAAGGCGCTTAGGCAAATCCGGGCGCGGAATTCAAGGGTGTGGCGCGAGCTTCTTAGGAAGCGAAGCAATTGGAAGTGGTTCCAAGAAAAGCCTCTAAGCTTCAGTCTAACGATGACCGTACCGCAAACCGACACAGGTGGGCGAGATGAGTATTCTAAGGCGCTTGAGAGAACTCGGGAGAAGGAACTCGGCAAATTGGTACCGTAACTTCGGGATAAGGTACGCCCTTGTAGCTTGATGCCCCTGCGGGCAAAGGGTGAAGGGGTTGCAATAAACTGGTGGCTGCGACTGTTTAATAAAAACACAGCACTCTGCAAACACGAAAGTGGACGTATAGGGTGTGACGCCTGCCCGGTGCCGGAAGATTAAATGATGGGGTGCAAGCTCTTGATTGAAGTCCCGGTAAACGGCGGCCGTAACTATAACGGTCCTAAGGTAGCGAAATTCCTTGTCGGGTAAGTTCCGACCTGCACGAATGGCGTAACGATGGCCACACTGTCTCCTCCCGAGACTCAGCGAAGTTGAAGTGTTTGTGATGATGCAATCTACCCGCGGCTAGACGGAAAGACCCCATGAACCTTTACTGTAGCTTTGCATTGGACTTTGAACCGATCTGTGTAGGATAGGTGGGAGGCTATGAAACCGGAACGCTAGTTTCGGTGGAGCCGTCCTTGAAATACCACCCTGGTTTGTTTGAGGTTCTAACCTTGGCCCGTGATCCGGGTCGGGGACAGTGCATGGTAGGCAGTTTGACTGGGGCGGTCTCCTCCCAAAGCGTAACGGAGGAGTACGAAGGTACGCTAGGTACGGTCGGAAATCGTGCTGATAGTGCAATGGCATAAGCGTGCTTAACTGCGAGACCGACAAGTCGAGCAGGTGCGAAAGCAGGTCATAGTGATCCGGTGGTTCTGTATGGAAGGGCCATCGCTCAACGGATAAAAGGTACTCTGGGGATAACAGGCTGATACCGCCCAAGAGTTCATATCGACGGCGGTGTTTGGCACCTCGATGTCGGCTCATCTCATCCTGGGGCTGTAGCCGGTCCCAAGGGTATGGCTGTTCGCCATTTAAAGAGGTACGTGAGCTGGGTTTAAAACGTCGTGAGACAGTTTGGTCCCTATCTGCCGTGGGCGTTGGATATTTGAAGGGGGCTGCTCCTAGTACGAGAGGACCGGAGTGGACGAACCTCTGGTGTACCGGTTGTCACGCCAGTGGCATCGCCGGGTAGCTATGTTCGGAAGAGATAACCGCTGAAAGCATCTAAGCGGGAAACTCGCCTTAAGATGAGATATCCCTGGGGACTGGATCCCCTTGAAGGGTCGTTCGAGACCAGGACGTTGATA is part of the Burkholderia pyrrocinia genome and harbors:
- a CDS encoding cytochrome b, producing MKTSTTFSLPARMLHWVMAAMIVAMLFIGVGMVSSVSERHAVLVAIHKPLGIAVLVLVCVRIVVRFLSKPPALPEDLPWWQKVAAHGSHLVLYALMVAMPLIGWAMLSAGGYPVTLGDGVQLPALVSADPVTFAWLRVAHRVLAYLFFATFLAHFAAALYHGLIRRDGVVRAMVGR